From the genome of Xiphophorus couchianus chromosome 15, X_couchianus-1.0, whole genome shotgun sequence:
CTCTGATTCTCACAAgtcaaataaagtaaaacaatagAATTACATttaaggggttttttttctgagcagGAAAGTACGGATAAACACAGAAGTGAGTTTGTCTTTGAATTTACTGCATCAAAAAGTAAAGTTACATTGGTAACACTCCACAAGCTGACACTCTACATTCATATTTGGGTCTTTCATTGAAAGTCTTACTCTCTTCTAATTTCTTCAGGACTTCTACACCTTCAATCACTtgtctaaaaatagaaaaaaggaaTGCAATCAGAGATAATATATATTGTCACTTAGTAATTCACTTGATGACTACTGAAACAAATTTGTGACACAAACCCAAAGGCAACATAGTTTTTGTCCATCCAGGGCGTCGGCTGCaaggtgatgtagaactgggatCCATTGGTGTGGGGACCCTTGTTGGCCATTCCCAGAGTGCCCCGTTTTGAGTGGGAAATAGCAAAACTTTCATCTGACAGGTGAGATGGTCACATGTTGAGGTGGTACAAACTATATAAACTCACTAATTCCATCTTCAGGAATTGTTGGTACCTTCAAAAGTTGGTCCATAGATTGACTCGCCCCCATTACCTCTACTATGAGGAGAAATATCTGCAGAGAGTAAAATGGAAAGTTAGACAAAGCCAGTGACATTGAACACACTTatgtcaaatatattttaatttgaaaatgttataaattttTTCCTTTGTGCCACAAATCCTAAAATCAGACACCATATGGTCAACTTCAAATCATTGCATAAATATATCTACATCATTTAACTTCCTGCATCTAAATGGGTTCCTGAATTATATAATCCTGTTATACATGTCCTGAATATTAATGAGGCACTTGAAAATTAAGAGGTGACAGAGTCGGCTTTTAGAGCACCTCCACCTTGCACCCAGCCATTGGGCACAATGCGATGAAACAGAGAGCCCTTGTAATGGAGTGGGAGACCGCTCTGTGACTTTCCTCGTTCTCCTGTGCACAGAGCCTCAAAGTTCTCTGATGTCTTTGGACACAGATCGGAGAACAGCTGAGGAGAGACGACGCGAAACGCTGTTCTGTATTAATCATTCGTTTTCTTATATTTACATTCTAAATTGTTCACTAATGTCAAATTATAAGGTTcgtctttaaaagtaaaatttgatCGAAAAGTTTTTACCTCAAAACTTATCCTCCGAGGATCCTCTCCTGCTACAACAATATCCATGAAGACAAACTtatgctaaaaagaaaagaatggaagtttgattaacaaaaacaatagcAACCACAGTTTTAACTTCTAAACAAACGCTTCAGATTTATGTTAGGGGAATTTGCCAACTTGAAATCTTAGGTATGGCAGTAATTCACACATTGTCTGAACTCAATACTAAGTGCAAAAATTCTGTGTAAGGATGATATACTAGAACAAGTGCTAGTAGCAATGAAGAACAATAGATAAAGACATGATGCTCACTTTGAACACTGATTACttgtattattttagaaatgcaaaaccaaccaaccatccattgATACGTAATCTGTCATGTACTGACTTTACTGCATAAAAAGGAACTGACTTGGTTccaattttgttttcacttttcaacATTCACTGATGAAAAAATAAGAGTCCTAAGCTATCAGCAatcccttttaaaaaaaacaaaccatcagaCATGTCTAAAGGCGATAAGGCATTCACTAAATAACTTTCAATCAGGGCTTCAGAACTTCTTATCTTATCAGTTGGTTTTGCAACCATAATACCATTAAGTCCTCTTCAGcactaaaaataaactcagcatgagaaataatgaaaaatttcAACAGATTCTGAAAGGATCATAAAAGAGGtgaaaaaattaacaaagtgACCTGTAGCAACCTGGAATGGTGGGTTTATGCTCCACCACCAACATCATATAAAGCCAAGCAGGGTtacacataataataataaataatagtaGTGTCTGTTTTTTCCAAATAAGTTACAAAACACTGAAGGAACTCATATTTATAACCTATTATTTCAGTAGTATTGTGGAGAGAATGAAGAATGGAATAATGGGTTGGAATACTGCTCATCATtccaaaaactgtattttttctcgagcttttatttaacaggaaaatatataatttagaTTGAAAATCTCCTTTTCAAGAGATTGAGAAGTTCTTCAAGAGATAGTCACGAACTTACAGAAGTATCTTAAAAACACTCAAGccacacataaataaaaaggatttttaatgaTTCCATCTGAAGGCCAAAGACATTTCTGAACTTTGATTGCTAAACAGTTCCTGGAAACATGAACTTCAGCTCAATGCATTAAATACTATGTCTAAATCTACCAGCAAATGCTAACAACAATTCTCTAGAAGCAGACTTCCTGTAGCCAAGTATTACTGAAAAGTGAAACTGTCTCAGTACACTTTATAGCTTCATGTTTCTCTGCTGTGAGTCTTCTCCTTGTTATGGTTTGTTCAGtggcttatttattttaatgttctaCTCTGAGACAAATTTTAGAAGTGACAATAAATAGGATTAGACACAGGAGTCACTTGCTGCACACAGGATATTTCTTGCCTACAAAAtagcataaataaatagtatGCATGTTTTTAGATGCCAATTTCAACCATTCTACTTTGTTTATGTATTCTTGCAACTGTGGTGTCAGC
Proteins encoded in this window:
- the ppil6 gene encoding putative inactive peptidyl-prolyl cis-trans isomerase-like 6 yields the protein MDTQFVYALGSLSMASQTQIEVVGIIKDPNFHAARSIAEVLKQRFPNDFLDPEIVPLLEFDWHEYLWKKKRELRGDVWEYPSNVICFLNGVLLGNEKQLASWAENQWNFTLTHPEDFYTAITEECYAEHLQKTGHKFVFMDIVVAGEDPRRISFELFSDLCPKTSENFEALCTGERGKSQSGLPLHYKGSLFHRIVPNGWVQGGDISPHSRGNGGESIYGPTFEDESFAISHSKRGTLGMANKGPHTNGSQFYITLQPTPWMDKNYVAFGQVIEGVEVLKKLEESKTFNERPKYECRVSACGVLPM